The following proteins are encoded in a genomic region of Candidatus Marinimicrobia bacterium CG08_land_8_20_14_0_20_45_22:
- a CDS encoding glucose-1-phosphate adenylyltransferase — protein MKKDGILAVILGGGKGTRLYPLTKYRAKPAVPFGGKFRIIDVAISNCLNSHINSIFILTQFNTHSLHRHIYSTYRLGHFYGGFVDILAAQQTLEHTEWYQGTADAVRQNISYIVEENTKYTIILSGDHLYRMDYREFLNTHIESGADFTISVKPVTSQDASDFGILQTDEGNRILRFIEKPKGDALESFRSPGLPKETPFLASMGIYIFNTETLLKILEENPSDDFGRHIIPASIGNYRAQAHLFDGYWKDIGTMDSFFQANLEMALPNPPFDLYNEAAPIYTHARALPCSRVENCNLYCTLIGEGSILRDSEIRQAVIGIRTRIASGSHIENCVIMGADYYRFESSSTLPPIGIGENCIIRNAIIDKNARIGKNVRIINEKNVREAEFPTYSIRDGIVVIPKNSVIPDGTVI, from the coding sequence ATGAAAAAAGACGGAATTCTGGCAGTAATTTTAGGAGGCGGCAAAGGAACGCGCCTTTATCCGTTGACTAAGTACCGCGCCAAACCGGCTGTTCCGTTCGGCGGGAAGTTCAGGATTATCGATGTTGCGATTAGTAACTGTCTTAACAGTCATATCAATAGCATTTTTATTCTGACGCAATTTAATACGCATTCGTTGCACAGGCATATTTATAGCACTTATCGTCTGGGGCATTTTTACGGTGGATTCGTCGATATTCTGGCGGCGCAACAGACATTGGAACATACCGAGTGGTATCAGGGAACGGCGGATGCGGTGCGACAAAATATTTCCTACATTGTCGAAGAAAATACGAAATACACAATCATCCTTTCCGGAGATCATTTATATCGTATGGATTATCGTGAATTTTTGAATACCCATATTGAAAGCGGTGCCGATTTTACGATTTCGGTCAAACCGGTCACGTCTCAGGACGCGAGCGATTTTGGTATTCTTCAGACGGATGAAGGCAATCGCATCCTGAGATTTATCGAGAAACCAAAAGGCGATGCACTGGAGTCATTCAGGTCACCGGGCTTGCCGAAGGAAACACCTTTTTTGGCATCAATGGGGATTTACATTTTCAATACGGAAACGTTGCTGAAGATTCTCGAAGAAAATCCGAGCGATGACTTTGGCAGGCATATCATTCCGGCTTCAATCGGGAATTATCGTGCCCAAGCGCATCTGTTCGACGGTTACTGGAAGGACATTGGAACGATGGATTCCTTCTTTCAGGCGAATCTGGAGATGGCGTTGCCAAATCCGCCGTTTGATTTGTATAACGAAGCGGCGCCGATCTACACGCATGCCCGCGCCCTTCCTTGCTCCCGCGTTGAGAATTGCAATCTTTACTGTACGCTTATCGGTGAAGGAAGTATTCTCCGAGACAGTGAAATTCGTCAGGCGGTGATCGGAATTCGCACCCGAATTGCCTCCGGTAGCCATATTGAAAACTGCGTCATCATGGGTGCTGATTATTACAGATTCGAATCTTCAAGTACCTTGCCGCCGATCGGAATTGGCGAGAATTGTATCATTCGGAACGCTATTATTGATAAAAACGCGCGCATCGGCAAAAACGTTCGCATCATCAATGAAAAAAATGTCCGGGAAGCGGAATTTCCGACCTATTCCATCCGCGACGGAATCGTCGTAATTCCTAAGAATTCAGTCATTCCCGACGGCACGGTAATATAG
- a CDS encoding lipid-A-disaccharide synthase yields the protein MPKIFISAGELSGDMHAGLVISEIIRRRPDINISAIGGDNMANAGAKLLFHIRDTSFMGFTEVVKHLPFILNLFRQTVRHLRETQPDLVVLVDYPGFNLKLAKAAAKLGIPVVYYISPTVWAWHQSRVKIIRKYTKQVLCILPFEEDWYRAHHVSAKFVGHPLLDRIKISTEPIINETEPYNITDPIRINLFPGSRKQEVERLLPTMIDAVRQLRQIYPNLIASVSVAPQIQSQPLRERFPDDQIEWISGKNEELMRNADVLIITSGTATLEATFFGTPMVVVYKMSPLNYRLGKLLVHVWSITIANLVAGKRIIQELVQAEASPQKIAIEVHRLLADIDYRNAMRHSLQEVSERMGKPGASAQAAEAILSFLPNSR from the coding sequence ATGCCAAAAATTTTCATATCTGCCGGTGAACTGTCAGGCGACATGCACGCCGGTCTGGTTATTTCCGAGATTATTCGTCGACGCCCAGATATTAACATTTCCGCCATTGGTGGAGACAATATGGCTAACGCCGGTGCGAAACTTTTATTTCACATCCGCGACACTTCATTCATGGGATTTACGGAAGTCGTCAAACATTTGCCTTTTATTCTAAATTTGTTCAGACAAACCGTTCGCCACCTTCGGGAAACGCAACCGGATTTAGTCGTTCTTGTCGATTATCCCGGTTTCAACCTCAAATTGGCGAAAGCCGCCGCCAAACTCGGCATTCCCGTCGTTTATTACATCAGCCCAACAGTTTGGGCTTGGCATCAGTCGCGTGTCAAAATCATCCGGAAGTATACGAAGCAAGTCCTTTGTATTTTGCCATTCGAAGAAGATTGGTATCGGGCACATCATGTTTCCGCAAAATTTGTCGGACATCCGCTTCTCGACCGGATAAAAATCTCAACGGAACCGATTATCAATGAAACCGAACCTTACAACATAACTGATCCAATCCGTATCAACCTTTTTCCGGGCAGTCGAAAGCAGGAAGTCGAACGACTTTTACCTACTATGATCGACGCCGTTCGCCAATTACGCCAAATTTATCCAAACCTCATCGCATCGGTTTCCGTTGCACCGCAGATTCAAAGCCAACCACTACGCGAGCGGTTCCCAGACGACCAAATCGAGTGGATTTCCGGTAAAAACGAAGAATTAATGCGGAACGCAGATGTTCTGATTATCACATCAGGAACCGCTACACTTGAGGCAACATTTTTCGGTACGCCTATGGTTGTCGTCTATAAAATGTCTCCGCTCAACTATCGACTTGGAAAATTGCTCGTCCACGTATGGTCAATCACTATCGCCAATCTCGTTGCAGGGAAACGAATCATTCAGGAATTGGTGCAAGCCGAGGCGTCTCCCCAAAAAATCGCTATCGAGGTTCACAGATTGTTAGCCGACATTGACTACCGAAATGCCATGCGCCATTCCCTGCAGGAAGTGTCAGAGCGGATGGGAAAACCGGGCGCGTCAGCCCAGGCGGCGGAAGCAATCCTCTCATTTTTACCCAACAGCAGATAA
- a CDS encoding oxidoreductase: MIRMGVIGAGHLGKWHLQNIQNIPDAKLIGFYDADPTRSRLAASETGAASFSSIAQLLQEIDAVSIVVPTIFHYETALAAIRKGVHIFCEKPFMLTVEQADEVIQNAQMKNLIVQVGHIERFNPAFTALKSYSIRPLFIESHRLSPFNPRGTDVSVVLDLMIHDIDIALSLVDSPTRSIHASGASFLTKSIDIANAQIQFKNGCIAILTASRISDESARKMQIFQDKTLITVDFLNKFSEICWQADNFNTIPPDTTSAPITDASGNILKTIFRTKFTPEKSNALFDELTAFVSAIQNGTPPLVTGKDGRKALDIALKIEQKIQSTLRSFK; the protein is encoded by the coding sequence ATGATCAGAATGGGCGTCATCGGCGCCGGACATCTCGGTAAATGGCATCTCCAAAACATCCAAAATATACCTGATGCAAAATTGATTGGCTTTTACGATGCCGATCCGACGAGATCGAGACTTGCCGCCAGCGAAACCGGAGCCGCTTCATTTTCATCTATAGCACAACTGCTCCAGGAAATCGACGCAGTTTCGATCGTCGTCCCAACCATTTTTCACTATGAAACCGCACTTGCCGCCATTCGTAAAGGCGTTCACATTTTTTGCGAAAAACCATTTATGCTAACAGTCGAACAAGCAGACGAGGTGATCCAAAACGCCCAAATGAAAAACCTCATCGTACAGGTCGGTCATATCGAGCGATTTAATCCGGCTTTCACGGCTTTAAAAAGTTACTCGATTCGACCACTGTTCATTGAATCGCACAGGCTTTCACCCTTCAATCCGCGCGGCACAGATGTTTCGGTCGTTTTAGACCTGATGATTCACGACATTGATATCGCTCTGTCGCTCGTCGATTCACCCACCAGATCGATCCACGCTTCAGGCGCTTCTTTTTTAACTAAAAGCATCGACATTGCCAACGCTCAGATTCAGTTTAAAAACGGTTGTATCGCAATTCTGACAGCCAGCCGCATCTCGGACGAATCTGCCCGGAAAATGCAAATCTTTCAGGATAAAACCCTTATCACGGTGGATTTTCTGAACAAATTCTCTGAAATTTGCTGGCAGGCGGACAATTTCAATACTATTCCACCTGATACGACTTCGGCTCCCATTACTGACGCATCCGGCAATATTTTAAAAACTATCTTCCGCACAAAATTTACGCCAGAGAAATCCAATGCGCTTTTCGACGAACTTACCGCTTTTGTCTCCGCAATCCAAAACGGAACGCCGCCATTAGTGACAGGCAAAGACGGCCGAAAAGCGCTTGACATCGCGCTGAAGATTGAACAAAAAATTCAATCAACCTTAAGGAGTTTTAAATAA
- a CDS encoding acetate kinase yields the protein MKVLTINSGSSSVKYQMIDTHTQQVLCRGLVERIGISGTCMSHTRADGHKTKISNNITNHQTAIEAILRILVDSEYGVIGNLNEIDAVGHRLVHAGEKFKESVLINNEVRDKLYECIEYAPLHNPPNIKGIEAALENLPNTPNVGVFDTTFHNAMPDYAFIYGIPYKYYKQQGIRRYGFHGSSHSSVSRRAAEIVGKNYRDLKIITCHLGNGSSIAAINGGISVDTSMGFTPLEGVVMGTRCGDIDPGLIFAIASRENFTLEEASSFFNKQCGIQGISGLTSDMREIEAAAEAGNYQAQLALNVLCYRIKKYIASYIGVLNGVDIIVFTGGIGENSHIVRSQSMKNLDQLGIELDEAKNRTIRSTESTISSEKSRVRVMVIPTNEELVIAMETERIVSQHYGVQE from the coding sequence ATGAAAGTTTTGACAATCAATTCCGGAAGTTCATCGGTCAAATATCAGATGATCGATACACACACCCAACAAGTGCTCTGCCGCGGACTCGTTGAACGCATCGGTATCAGCGGAACTTGCATGTCGCATACGCGCGCCGATGGACATAAAACGAAAATCTCCAATAATATTACCAACCACCAGACAGCCATCGAAGCGATTCTGAGAATACTCGTTGATTCTGAGTATGGCGTCATCGGCAATTTGAACGAAATCGACGCAGTCGGGCACCGTCTGGTTCACGCCGGAGAAAAATTCAAGGAATCCGTTTTAATCAACAACGAGGTTCGTGACAAACTATACGAATGTATCGAATATGCACCGCTTCATAATCCGCCAAACATCAAAGGAATCGAAGCCGCGTTGGAAAATCTGCCTAATACACCGAACGTCGGCGTTTTCGATACGACTTTTCATAACGCCATGCCGGACTATGCTTTCATTTACGGAATTCCCTATAAATACTACAAACAGCAGGGAATTCGCCGGTACGGATTTCACGGATCGTCTCATTCTTCCGTTTCCAGACGCGCCGCCGAAATCGTTGGCAAAAATTACCGCGATCTAAAAATCATCACCTGTCATCTCGGAAACGGAAGCAGTATCGCCGCCATTAACGGCGGAATTTCCGTGGATACGTCGATGGGATTTACTCCGCTGGAAGGCGTTGTCATGGGTACACGATGCGGCGACATCGATCCGGGGCTGATTTTCGCCATCGCCTCGCGTGAAAACTTTACACTCGAGGAAGCGAGTTCATTTTTCAATAAACAGTGCGGCATTCAGGGCATCTCCGGTCTCACCAGCGATATGCGTGAAATCGAAGCCGCCGCCGAAGCAGGTAATTATCAGGCTCAGTTAGCGTTGAACGTTCTCTGTTACCGAATTAAAAAATATATCGCCTCTTATATTGGCGTTTTGAATGGTGTTGACATTATCGTTTTTACCGGAGGAATCGGCGAAAATTCACATATCGTCCGAAGTCAATCGATGAAAAACCTGGATCAGTTAGGAATCGAATTGGATGAGGCTAAAAACCGTACGATTCGTTCAACGGAAAGCACAATCAGTTCGGAAAAATCCCGCGTCCGCGTCATGGTAATTCCAACCAATGAGGAATTGGTCATCGCCATGGAAACCGAACGAATCGTCAGCCAACACTATGGCGTCCAAGAATAA
- the lpxK gene encoding tetraacyldisaccharide 4'-kinase, which yields MQRIVQKIAFYPFSLIYSGVMSLRNWMFDREIPHATAFSVSVISVGNITAGGTGKTPFVIALTQLLTKNGHRVGVISRGYGRKSKMQEIVAPTEKSSMNPDFSGDEPFLIAQKCPGAVVIVDADRVKAAETAVRQFSCSVLVADDAFQHRHLHRDLDIVLWDGFDVPQRSAVIPAGRLREKMSGIRRASMLVFTKNQNVPESSHNFLRKIAPNVPQFTAPLTIEKIYRFNNRSEVDHLNLNNKTVLAFCGIGNPEQFFQTIDSFHPKVTIQRSFGDHFRYQSRTIAALLDQFHRERCDYLITTEKDAVNLTSVSPKIPNLLILEIGLDINEVASEILSRIPTPKNK from the coding sequence ATGCAACGAATCGTCCAAAAAATCGCGTTTTACCCGTTCTCTCTTATATATTCAGGTGTCATGTCACTCCGCAATTGGATGTTCGATCGGGAAATTCCCCACGCGACTGCGTTTTCGGTTTCCGTTATTTCAGTTGGAAATATCACTGCTGGCGGAACGGGAAAGACGCCATTTGTCATCGCGTTGACACAATTGCTAACAAAAAACGGGCACCGGGTTGGTGTTATATCCCGCGGTTATGGACGTAAAAGCAAAATGCAGGAAATCGTCGCACCAACGGAAAAATCATCGATGAATCCGGATTTTTCCGGAGACGAACCATTTTTAATTGCACAAAAATGCCCCGGCGCTGTTGTCATTGTGGATGCGGATCGCGTCAAAGCCGCAGAAACCGCTGTTCGGCAATTTTCCTGTTCCGTTCTGGTTGCAGACGATGCGTTCCAGCACCGGCATCTTCATCGGGATTTGGACATCGTTTTATGGGATGGATTCGACGTGCCACAAAGATCTGCGGTCATTCCCGCCGGACGTCTTCGGGAAAAAATGAGTGGCATTCGACGCGCTTCGATGCTGGTTTTTACAAAAAATCAAAATGTGCCGGAAAGTTCGCACAACTTTCTTCGAAAGATCGCGCCGAACGTTCCTCAATTCACCGCGCCTCTGACTATTGAGAAAATCTATCGATTCAACAATCGCTCAGAAGTCGATCACCTCAATCTCAACAACAAAACCGTTCTGGCTTTCTGCGGAATTGGCAACCCTGAACAGTTTTTCCAAACGATTGACAGTTTTCATCCGAAAGTCACGATTCAGAGATCGTTTGGCGATCATTTTCGGTATCAATCCCGGACAATCGCCGCTCTGCTCGACCAATTTCATCGTGAACGTTGCGACTACCTGATCACCACCGAAAAAGACGCAGTCAACCTTACTTCGGTTTCGCCGAAAATTCCCAACCTGCTCATTCTCGAAATCGGTCTGGATATAAATGAAGTGGCATCGGAAATTCTCAGTCGAATCCCGACGCCGAAAAATAAATAA
- a CDS encoding 23S rRNA (uracil(1939)-C(5))-methyltransferase RlmD, with amino-acid sequence MLRFKDIPIRVKNPSSANFTNRQDVRPVRKNQILDLKINRLAFGGAGIAHVDNYIIFVGNEAVPGQIVRAQITQAKSTFAEAKIREIIKPSEQEIPALCPYFHHCGGCKHQNIPYKAQTDYFHEQIAEIYQHLGQFTDVEVQPTIPSQKTLRYRNKMEFAFSNRRWRIGQNDAEKPEDFALGLRVPGNYMKAIDIDDCLIAPEETPTVLRIVRTFSLENHLTAFDTIRHDGFLRHLVLRKGERTGNLMINIVTHDDSPKIFEPLIAKLIKALPNLVSFVNTVTRAVSGTTIGEKTNLLFGQDFIEEKLGDLSFKISPASFFQTNTGMAEKLYETIRAAAGVRKTETVWDLYCGTGSISLFLASAAKQVVGFEIVPSAIQDAVANASRNGIDNAQFILGDLDQFFRKSPELAHDSPKPDVLIIDPPRIGMHPKLVQDILPLNPSRIVYISCNPSTQVRDLKTIVQTGDYKIESVQPIDLFPHTPHIEVVTKLTRF; translated from the coding sequence ATATTACGTTTTAAAGATATTCCAATTCGCGTGAAAAATCCTTCCTCTGCCAATTTCACCAATCGCCAAGATGTGCGCCCCGTTCGTAAAAATCAGATCCTTGATTTGAAAATCAATCGGCTAGCTTTCGGAGGAGCGGGCATCGCCCATGTTGACAATTATATCATTTTCGTCGGAAATGAAGCGGTTCCAGGACAGATTGTGCGCGCGCAAATCACACAGGCAAAATCGACTTTTGCTGAAGCGAAAATCCGCGAAATCATCAAGCCAAGCGAGCAGGAGATTCCGGCGCTTTGTCCCTATTTTCATCATTGCGGCGGTTGCAAACATCAAAACATTCCTTACAAAGCGCAAACGGATTATTTCCACGAACAGATTGCAGAAATCTACCAGCATCTTGGACAATTCACAGATGTCGAAGTTCAACCGACAATCCCTTCGCAAAAAACACTCCGTTATCGCAATAAAATGGAATTCGCGTTTTCCAATCGACGATGGCGGATTGGGCAGAACGATGCCGAAAAACCGGAAGATTTTGCTTTGGGTCTGCGCGTTCCGGGAAATTATATGAAAGCCATCGACATCGACGATTGTCTGATCGCGCCGGAAGAGACTCCGACTGTTCTCCGAATCGTTCGCACTTTCTCCCTCGAAAATCACCTCACCGCTTTCGATACAATCCGGCACGATGGTTTCTTAAGACATCTGGTTCTCCGAAAGGGCGAACGCACCGGAAATTTGATGATCAATATCGTCACGCACGATGATTCGCCTAAAATCTTCGAACCTTTAATCGCTAAATTAATCAAAGCGTTACCTAATCTCGTTTCCTTCGTCAATACGGTCACGCGTGCGGTTTCCGGAACGACGATCGGAGAAAAAACAAACCTGCTTTTCGGGCAGGATTTCATCGAAGAAAAACTTGGTGATTTATCCTTCAAGATTTCTCCCGCATCGTTTTTCCAGACGAATACCGGGATGGCGGAAAAATTATATGAAACCATCCGAGCCGCCGCCGGCGTTCGGAAAACGGAAACCGTCTGGGATTTATACTGTGGAACAGGAAGCATCTCACTCTTTTTAGCAAGCGCCGCCAAACAGGTCGTCGGTTTCGAAATCGTACCGTCGGCGATTCAAGATGCGGTGGCAAATGCCTCGCGAAACGGCATCGATAATGCCCAATTTATACTGGGCGATCTCGATCAATTCTTCCGGAAATCTCCGGAACTAGCGCATGATTCGCCGAAACCGGATGTGTTAATCATCGATCCGCCGCGAATCGGTATGCATCCCAAACTTGTTCAGGACATTTTACCGCTGAATCCATCGCGCATCGTTTATATTTCCTGTAATCCTTCCACGCAGGTTCGAGACCTTAAAACCATCGTACAAACAGGTGATTACAAAATCGAATCTGTTCAGCCGATTGATCTCTTTCCCCATACGCCGCATATCGAAGTTGTTACTAAGTTGACGCGATTTTAA
- a CDS encoding phosphohydrolase, whose product MKASPEEIHSYVGQLCETVRNLSKIGAALSAEHDLPKLLQMILEQAMLFTNADGGTLYMVNDDQKTLRFEIVKTNSLKISMGGTSANPINWYPVKLYLENGTPNHAMVSAHVALTGQSVNIPDVYDVKGFDFTGTRAFDNKTGYRSKSMLVVPMRNHENLIIGVVQILNAVDHLSGEVIPFSRAAEEIIVSLASQAAVSITNTRLIQDLEKLFESFIQVIAAAIDEKSPYTAGHIQRVAELTMMIAQEVNSVNTGKYADVTFDADNLKELRIAAWMHDIGKITTPEYIVDKSTKLETIYDRLNTVQARFETLKRDAKIAALEEKLKAAGIVKNFSQIDNELQERIHQIEADYQFVKTANTGGEFMAPEKIAKIQQISENRITVENLDEPILNEDEVTNLTIQRGTLTEKERQIINNHVVVTIKMLEKLPYPKKLRRIPEIAGAHHEKLDGSGYPNHLTEERLMPQSKIMALADIFEALTAKDRPYKKGKTLSEAMKIMMFMAKDRHIDPELFRIFVEKKIYLAYAQKFMDHSQIDDVNITF is encoded by the coding sequence ATGAAGGCCAGTCCGGAGGAAATCCATTCCTATGTCGGTCAACTCTGCGAGACAGTTCGGAACTTGTCAAAAATCGGCGCGGCACTTTCCGCCGAGCATGACCTTCCAAAACTTCTTCAGATGATTCTCGAACAAGCCATGCTATTCACCAATGCCGATGGCGGAACGCTTTATATGGTGAATGACGATCAAAAAACGCTTCGGTTCGAGATTGTCAAAACGAACTCGCTGAAAATCAGCATGGGCGGGACATCAGCGAATCCGATCAATTGGTATCCGGTAAAGCTCTACCTCGAAAACGGCACGCCAAATCACGCGATGGTCAGCGCGCATGTCGCATTAACAGGACAAAGCGTCAATATTCCTGACGTATATGACGTGAAAGGATTCGATTTTACCGGAACGCGCGCTTTTGACAATAAAACCGGTTATCGCTCCAAATCCATGCTCGTCGTTCCGATGCGAAACCATGAAAACTTGATCATCGGTGTCGTGCAGATTCTTAACGCTGTTGATCATCTCTCAGGCGAAGTCATTCCCTTTTCGCGCGCCGCAGAAGAAATCATCGTTTCGCTCGCTTCACAGGCGGCAGTTTCCATCACCAATACGCGTCTAATTCAAGACCTTGAAAAATTATTCGAGTCGTTCATCCAGGTCATCGCCGCCGCCATCGATGAAAAATCACCTTATACCGCCGGCCACATTCAACGCGTTGCCGAACTGACGATGATGATCGCCCAGGAAGTTAATTCCGTCAACACCGGAAAATATGCTGATGTCACATTTGACGCCGATAACCTCAAAGAATTGCGAATCGCCGCATGGATGCACGATATCGGCAAAATTACAACGCCCGAATACATCGTTGATAAATCCACCAAACTTGAGACAATTTATGATCGACTGAATACCGTGCAAGCCCGATTCGAAACTCTCAAACGCGACGCGAAGATCGCCGCCCTCGAAGAAAAACTCAAAGCTGCCGGAATAGTCAAAAACTTCAGTCAAATCGATAATGAATTACAGGAACGAATCCATCAAATCGAGGCAGATTATCAGTTTGTCAAAACTGCGAACACGGGCGGCGAATTTATGGCGCCGGAAAAAATCGCTAAAATTCAGCAAATTTCCGAAAACCGGATCACGGTTGAAAATTTAGATGAGCCGATCTTAAACGAAGACGAGGTGACAAATCTCACCATCCAGCGAGGAACATTAACCGAAAAAGAACGCCAAATCATCAACAACCACGTTGTCGTGACGATTAAAATGCTTGAAAAATTACCTTACCCTAAAAAACTCCGCCGCATTCCGGAAATCGCCGGCGCGCATCACGAAAAACTAGATGGTAGCGGATATCCGAATCACTTGACCGAGGAAAGGCTGATGCCACAATCCAAGATCATGGCGTTAGCCGATATTTTCGAGGCGCTAACCGCAAAAGATCGCCCGTATAAAAAAGGCAAAACATTGTCTGAGGCAATGAAAATCATGATGTTCATGGCAAAAGACCGCCACATAGATCCGGAACTTTTCAGGATTTTTGTTGAGAAAAAAATCTATCTCGCCTATGCTCAAAAATTCATGGATCATTCTCAGATCGACGACGTGAATATTACGTTTTAA
- a CDS encoding isoprenylcysteine carboxylmethyltransferase family protein — translation MDVRKFFFRSRGFTPIPFVLILIFQSDLQFWSMFVGGIFALTGEWIRVNGVRAAGGRTRTRNVGAKELCTWGFFSYVRNPLYLGNILIYTGMTLFAGGEWLVQLLVFGMAFFITQYTLIISLEEETLRDIFGNTYREYCANVPRLFPRSKPWKKHQDIKFLTWKKVLKTEKTTLMVFGVFLLAVVLKHFLFV, via the coding sequence ATGGATGTTCGGAAATTTTTCTTTCGCTCTCGCGGTTTTACGCCGATTCCTTTCGTACTGATTCTCATTTTTCAATCTGATTTACAGTTTTGGTCAATGTTCGTCGGAGGCATTTTCGCTCTGACCGGCGAGTGGATTCGGGTGAACGGCGTACGCGCGGCGGGCGGTAGAACCCGGACTCGCAACGTCGGCGCCAAGGAACTCTGTACGTGGGGATTTTTTTCGTATGTGCGAAACCCGCTGTACCTCGGGAATATTTTGATTTATACCGGAATGACGCTCTTTGCGGGCGGTGAATGGCTGGTGCAATTGCTCGTCTTCGGAATGGCATTTTTTATCACACAATATACCCTGATCATATCTCTGGAAGAGGAAACATTAAGAGACATTTTTGGAAACACCTATCGTGAATATTGCGCCAACGTGCCTCGACTTTTCCCGCGTTCCAAACCATGGAAAAAACATCAGGACATCAAATTCCTCACCTGGAAAAAAGTGCTGAAAACCGAAAAAACGACGCTGATGGTTTTCGGCGTTTTTCTGCTCGCGGTCGTTCTCAAACATTTCTTGTTTGTCTGA